In the Streptomyces cinnamoneus genome, GCTGCACACGCCCAACGCGCTGCTGGTCGCCGACGACGGCCGCTTCGAGGTCTACGCCTACCTCAACCGCACCGGCCGCTACTGCGCCCTGGTCGCGGCCCACCCCGGCCCGGCCGCCGCCGCCGACTACCTGGAACCCATCACCCGCACCCTCACCCGGGCCGGCACGGGCTACGTCGAGGCGCTGCTGCCGCTCGCGCAGCACGGCCTGCTGTCCGCGTTCCTCGCCCAGGGCTTCATCCCCAGCGCCCTGTACCCGGCGATGCGCCCGGAGACCGACGGCGACGGCTTCCACGACTACGTGGTCATGACCCGCACCGCCGAACAGATCGACTTCCGCGGCGTGGTCGTCGACGCCCCGCTCCAGCCCTACCTGGACGCCTACGTGTCGGCCTGGGCCGCCACCTACCTGCCCACCCTCGAGGTCGCCCCATGAACCCGATCAACCCCCACCTCGCACCGGTCGACGTACCCGACCCGGCGGCGCTCGCCGCGGTCCAGGAACTGTGCGACCTGACCGACCCCTACGCCGGCGGGCCGGCCGTGGACGAGCTGTTCGCCGCGGCCATGGCCGAGTCCCACGCCTGGCACGCCGAACGCTCCCCGTTCTTCCGGAGCCTGTACGAGCGCACGTCCCCGGCCGAACCGTTCCGCGCGCCCCTGGTGCACGCCAACTTCTTCAAGCGCCACGAGGTGCTGTCCATACCCCGCGACGACGTCCATCTCCACCTGACCTCGTCCGGCACCACGGGCCAGAAGTCGCAGATGTTCTTCGACCAGTGGACCATCCGCTCCGCCCAGCGCATGGTGGCCCGCATCTTCGAACGCAACGGCTGGATCATCCCCGACCAGCCCGTCAACTACCTGCTCTACAGCTACGAGCCCGCCCGCGACCTGAAGCTGGGCACCTCGTTCACCGACAACTACCTGTGCGACTTCGCCCCGGCCCGCCAGGTCGAGTACGCCCTGCGCCACACCGGCAAGGGGCACGAGTTCGACCCCTTCGGCTGCGTCGCCGCCCTGCGCCGCTTCGAGCAGGACGACGCCCCCGTGCGCATCCTGGGCTTCCCCGCGTTCCTCTGGTTCACCCTGGAGCGCATGCGCGCCATGGGCCTGCCGCCCCTGCGGCTGCCCGAGGGCTCCCTGATCGTCCTGGGCGGCGGCTGGAAGGGCCACACCGACCAGCAGATCGGCAAGGACGAGCTGTACGCGCGCGTGACCGAGCAGCTGGGCATCCCCTCCGAGCGGATCCGTGACACCTTCGGTTCCGTCGAGCACTGCATCCCGTACATCGAGTGCGACCGCCACCGCCTCCACGCCCCGGTCTGGTCACGGGTGTTCATCCGCTCCACCCGCACCCTCGAACCCCTGCCGTACGGCGAGACCGGCTACCTGCACCTCGTCTCGCCCTACATCACCTCCGTACCGGCGCAGAGCGTCGTCATGGGCGACCTCGCCTCGCTGCACCCGGGCGAGGAGTGCGGGTGCGAGCTGAACACCCCCTGGTTCACCCTCCACGGCCGAGCCGGGGTGAGCCGCAACAAGAGCTGCGCGGTGGCCGCCGCCGAACTGATGAAGGGCATGTCGTGACGACCCCGACCGTGCAACACCACTACTGGCAGGGCGCGTTCATCGACGACGCGGAGGCGGAGCGCCGCCTCGCGGATCTGCCCGCCGCCGTGGAGGCGGCGCTGGCCGCGCCGCTGGAGACCGAGACGGTCCTCGCCGCCTGCGAACGGCTCGCGGCGGTCCTGGCCGACCCCGCCCACCCCACCCACCTCCGGCTGGCCGGGCACCTGCCCGAGGGCGAGGACGGCGCCCTCCTCACCGAACTGGCGGCCTTCCTCAGCCGCGCCGAGCTGACCCGCAAGCTCCGCCGCGAGCTCGGCGGCACCGCACCGCAGCGGCTGAACCGCCCCGACGCCAAGGAGACCGTCTACGAGGCCTGGGCGCCCGTCGGCATGGTCGCCCACATCGCCCCGGGCAACGCCGCCACCGTCGCACCCCTCAGCCTCGTGGAGGGCCTGCTGGCCGGCAACGTCAACGTCCTCAAGACCAGCGGCGGCGACACCCTCCTGGCCCAGCACCTGCTCGCCGAGCTCGCCGCGCTCGACCCCACGGGAGCCGTCGCCGAGCGCGTCATCGTGCTGCGCTTCTCCTCCTCCCGGCAGGACTGGCTGAGCCTGATGTGCGCGGCCGCCGACGCCGTCGCGGTCTGGGGCGGCGAGGCCGCCGTCGAGGGCGTGGCCGCCCACGTGCCGCCCGGCTGCCGCCTGGTGGAGTGGGGCCACAAGATCTCCTTCGCCTACCTCACCCGGGACGCCTGGCAGGACCCGGCCGCCCTGACCGCGCTGGCCCGCGACGTCTGCCTCCACGAGCAGCAGGCGTGCTCCAGCCCGCAGGTGGTCTACCTCGACACCGAGGACCGCGACGAGGTCCTCGCCTTCGCCGAGCGCTTCGCGGCCGTGCTGGCGGACGTGCCGCCCGCCGAGCGTGCGGACGCCCTCGACGCCGCCGAGGAGGCCGAGCTCACCACCACCGAGCTGATCGCCCGCCTTGAGGAACACCTGGACCTCACCCGCGTCATCACCGCCCCCGACGGCTCCTGGCGCGTCATGGCGGACACCCGGCCGGCCCTCACCGCCTCCCCGCTGCACCGCAGCGTGTGGGTCAAGCCCCTGCCCCGCAAGAGCGTTCTGCGCACGCTGCGCCCCATGCGCCGCTACCTGCAGACCGCGGGCATCGCCGGCAGCCGCGGCGACATCGCCGAGCTGTCCCGCCTCGCCCTGGCCGCCGGCGCCACGCGCGTCACCCCGCTCGGCGAGATGCTGGGCAGCTACCCCGGCGAGCCGCACGACGGCGTCTACGCCCTCCAGCGCTACAGCCGCCGCGTGGCCGTACGGGCCGACGAGCGCTTCGCCACCACCGCCTGCCTCGACGACCTCACCCGCCCCGCGTCCTTCCCGCCGCCGGCCGGACCGCTGCTCGACAAGGCCGCCGTCCAGGAGCTCAACGACTCCGTCGACCGCCGCGACGCCGAGCTGTACTTCCGCAGCGGCGGAAGCACCGGCACCCCCGCCCTGTCGCTGTTCACCTACGACGACTACGACACCCAGATGCACGCCGCCGCCCGCGGCCTGCTCGCCGCCGGCTACGACCCCGCCCGCGACCGCACCGCCAACCTCTTCTACTGCGGCGGCATGTACGGCGGGTTCATCAGCTTCTTCTCCATCCTGGAGCGGCTGGGCGGCGTCCAGATGCCGATGGCGGCCGGCACCGACCACCGCGCCACGGCCGAGGCCCTGGTCGCCTACGAGGTCGACACCCTCTTCGGCATGCCCTCCTACCTGTGGCAGCTCCTCCACGAGCAGGCGGACCTGCTGCGCTCGTACGGCGGCATCCGCAAGATCTTCTACGGGGGCGAGCACTTCACCGCCGAACAGCGCCGCACCCTCACCGAGACCTTCGGCATCGAGGTCATCCGCTCCATCACCTACGGCAGCACCGACCTCGGCCCGCTCGGCTACCAGTGCACCGAGTCCGCCGGCGGCGTCCACCACCTGCACGCCGACCTGCACACCCTGGAGATCCTCGACGTCGACGCCGACCGGCCCGTGCCCCCGGGCGAGACCGGCCGGCTGGTCTTCACCACCCACGCCCGCCGCGGCCAGAACCTCGGCCGGTACGTCATCGGCGACCTCGGCCGCGCCCTGCCCGGCCCCTGCGCCTGCGGCAGCCGCGCCCCGCGCTTCGAGCTCCTCGGCAGGCTCGGGGACGTGATGCGGGTGGCGACGTACTTCCTCAACTACCGGCGTTTCGTCGCCATCGCGGAGGAGACCTGCGGATACGTGGGAGAGACGCAGGTGCTGCTCGCGGCGGACGGCTCCCGTGAACGGCTCACCGTGCGCGTCGAGCGCACGGACACCACCCCGGAGCGGCTGCGCGCGGCCCTCCTCGCGGGATACCCCGAGCTGCGCTCGGCCGTCGACGAGCGGTTGCTGGACCTCGCCGTGGAGACGGCGGACCCGGCCGGCTTCGCTCGCACGGCGGCGAGCGGGAAGCTGCGGGCGGTGGTGGACAGCCGGCTGTAGACGACGGACGGGGCTGCCCGGCCCGAGGCGACCGGCGCGGTCCGGGCCGGGCAGCCGGGGGGTGCGAGCAGGGGGACGGCCCTGCCCGCACCCGAAGGGCGACGCGTGGGAAACGCGTCAATGTCCGCCTCACCTGGGGTGACGACAGCAGCCCCACGTACACCTACCTGAGTGTGCAGTCGGACCTGAGCACCAGGCTCATCTCCGACATCAAGGAGACGGACGGCTGACAGACGTCAGCGGCTCGTAACAGTCGTAGTTGTGCTGGGCGACGATCCTGCCGTCGCGGAACCGGAGGAACGTGGCGATGTGGGCCCGCAGCACGTGCCCGGCGGGCAGCTCACCCAGCGGCACGGCGAGGGTGCCGGACCAGGTGACCTCCAGCGCCACCTGGTCGCCCATGGCGACGGCGTTGACCACGTCGAAGTGCTGCCGGCAGAGCACCCTGCGGCCCTGCTCCGCGGCGGCGAGGATCTCCGGCAGTTCACGGACGACGCCGTCGGGGAAGAGGGCGTTCGGCAACTCCCGGTGGACCGCGTCCTCGTGGAAGAACCGGGCGAGTTCCTCGCCGGTCGCCCAGCGCGCCACCGCCTGGTGATAGCGCACGGCCGTCTCGATGTTGGGGTGCCGCTCGAGTTCCGACATGGGGCAACTCTAGGGGTGTCCGATGGCCCGTGCTGCCCCAACGGACACCCCCTGGCGGCGGCCCCCACCCCCACCGGCCGGGCGGAGGAACCCGGGCCGCCGTCGTCCCGACGGATCACGCCGAGCGGATGAGCTGGCTCTCCCAGGCCCAGGCCGCGATCTCGACGCGGTTGCGCAGCCCGAGCTTGGTCTGGACGCTCGCCACATGGCTCTTGACCGTGCTCAACGAGATGAACAGTTCGGCGGCGATCTCCTGGTTGGTCCGGCCCCTGGCGATGGCCTTGATGACCTCGATCTCCCGTTCGGAGAGCCGCTTCACGGGCCGGGTCGCCGTCTTCGACGGCTTCACCGGTGCCAGGTGCTGGAGGAGCCGTACCGTGATCGACGGGGAGATCAGCGCCTCCCCGGTGCTCGCGGCCCGGACGGCCTCGATGAGCAGGGTGGGCCCCGCGTCCTTCAGGATGAAGCCGACCGCACCGGAGCGCAGCGCCCCGTAGACGTATTCGTCCAGGTCGAAGGTGGTCACGATGACCACCTGCAGGGGGTTGACGACGCCCGGGCCCGCCAGCGCACGGGTGACCTCGATGCCGTCGAGGCGGGGCATCCGGATGTCGACGAGGCACACGTCGGGACGCAGGCGGCGGGCCAGGTCGACCGCCTCGGCCCCGTCGGCAGCCTCGGCAATCACGGTGATGTCGGGCTGGTCCTCCAGGATGAGGCGCAGACCGCTGCGCACGATCGCCTGGTCGTCGGCGATGAGGAGCTTGATGCTCACGGGCGCTCCCCGGCGGCGACGGGCAGGGTGGCGTGGATGGACCAGCCGGCCTCGGAGCCCGGACCGGCCCGCAGCGTGCCGCCGAGGGTCTCGACCCGTTCACGCATCCCGATCAGGCCGAACCCGCCGCGGTGCGGGTACCGGGCCGGGGCCGGCGGGGCGTCGTCGGTGATCTCGACCGTGATGCCGTCCGGGGCGTGCAGCACGTCGACGGTCGCCGTCCGCGCGTGCGGCGCGTGCCGGGCGATGTTGGTCAGCGCCTCCTGCACGATCCGGTAGACCGTGGTGGTGACCTCCGGCGACCACGCCGCCTTCTCCTCCGGCAGGTTGAGGCGGACGGCGGGACCGTGTCCGTGTCCCTCGAAGCGCCGGACCAGCTCGGTGAGCCCCTCGGGCCCCGGCGTCGTCCCCGCCCCGTCGTCGGTGTCCCGCAGCAGGCCGACCACGCGGCGCATGGCGGTCAGCGCGTCCGTACCGGCCTGCTCGATCCCGGTCAGCGTCTCGTCGAGGGCCTCCGGTCTGCTGCGGCTGACGATCTTGGCGGCCTGGGTCTGCAGGACGATGCCGGTGACGTGGTGCGCGACGATGTCGTGCAGCTCCCGGGCGAGCGCCAGGCGCTCCTCGCGTCGCACCGCCTCGGTGGCGGCGTGGCGGCGGTAGTCCAGCCACCGCAGCCACGCGCCGACGCCCAGCGCGACGGCCCAGCCCACCGCCCCGAGCTGGAACGGCCCCTGCCACACCCCGGACTCCGGGTCGATGCTCAGCCAGTCGACCGCCATGGCCGCGACGCCGCCGACCGCGACCGCCGCCGCCGCGCGCAGCGGCAGCGCCCGGACCGCGCTGCCGCCCAGCACCAGCAGGGCCAGCGCGGAGGCCGCACCGGGTTCACGGGGCAGGTCCGCGACCTTCGCGACCACACCCGCGCCCCCGGCGACGACGATGCCGACGACCGCCGCGCCCACCCGGTGCCGTTCGCGGACCAGGGCGGCCGCGCACACCACCAGGCTGACGCAGAAGCCGAACAGCCACTCGCGGTCCTCACGGGCGATCTGCCGGGCGAAGACGGCGAGCGTCACCGCGAAGGCCAGGCCGAGTCCGGTGTTCGCCAGCGTCCACAGCCGCACGGCCGGCCGGTTTCCAGTGTTCACACTCACGCCGTTCAGGCTACGGGACCGCCCAAGGCCCGCCGGAGTAGCCGAAAGTACGATCCGTTCACCACCCAACCGTGCTTTCGGCCGGTGCGACGGCCGGGCCGCGCACAGCACGCTGATCCCATGCTTACTTCGCACGCATCCAGCGTCCTCGCCGCCGAGTCGGGCGTCCACTACAGCCCGCTGTTCTACATCCTCTGCGGCGTCGTGGTCATCGCCTGCTTCATCGTCTTCTTCACGGTCGGCCGCTTCCTGCTGCGGCTCAAGGACCGCCGCTCGCGCGGCGGATCGTGATCCTGGTCGTCACCGGACACCGCGTCGGCTCGCCCCGGGCCGCTGCGGGACCACGCCGCCGGCCCGACCGGGCCGGGTCGGCGGAGCGGGGCCGATCCGACCAGCCGGGGTCCCGGTCACCAGGACCCCCGCAACCGACTCGAGGAAACACAATGACTCCGGTACTGGAAGCCCATGGGCTCGGCAAACGGTACGGCCGTCGCCAGGCCCTGACCGACTGCCACCTGAACATTCCGCAGGGACGCGTCGTCGGCCTGGTGGGGCCCAACGGCGCGGGCAAGTCGACGCTGCTCCAGCTTGCCTGCGGGCTCATCGCGCCGACCGAGGGCACGATCAGCGTGCTCGGTGCGCGCCCCGCCGCCGACGCGGCGCACCTGGCGAAGGTCGGCTTCGTCGCCCAGGACACGCCGGTGTACGCCGGGCTGTCCGTCGCGGAACACCTGCGGATGGGCGCCAAGCTCAACCCCTCCTGGGACGCGCCGCTGGCCAAGCGGCGGATCGCCCAGATCGGCCTGGACCCCCGGCAGAAGGCGGGCCGGCTCTCCGGCGGTCAGCGCGCCCAGCTCGCCCTGACGATCGCCGCCGCCAAGCGCCCGGAACTCCTGATCTTCGACGAGCCCGCCGCCGCGCTCGACCCGCTCGCCCGGCACGCGTTCCTGGAGAACCTGATGGAGTTCGTCGCCGACCTCGGCGCCAGCGCCATCCTGTCCTCCCACCTGCTCGGCGACGTCGAACGCGTCTGTGACTACCTGATCGTGCTGTCCGAGTCCCGCGTCCAGGTCGCCGGTACGGTGCAGGACCTGCTGGCCGCCCACTACCGGTTCACCGGCAGCCGCGGTGACTTCACCAGCCTGCCCCCCGGGGTCGAGGCCATCGAGACCGACAACACCCTGAGCGGGAGCGCCGTGATCGTGCGTGCGGACGGGCCGTTGCCGCCCGTCGGCTGGAACGTCGAGAAGATCGAGCTGGAAGAGCTGGTGCTGGCCTACATGACCCGGGCGAACTCCGGTTCCGTCCGTCCCGCTTCGATGGCTTCGGAGGCGCAGCGATGATCTGGCTCACCTGGCGCCAGTTCCGCACCCAGATCCTGGCCGCGCTGGCCGTGGTCGCCGTGATCGGGATCTATCTGGTGACGCTCGGCATGCAGATCCGGGACAAGCACGACAGCGTGCTCGACCAGTGCCGCAGCCACGGCAACTGCCCGAGCCTGCTGGCCTCGTTCACGGACCAGTTCCACGTCCAGGTCTCCATCCTGGGCTACCTCCTGATCGTCATCCCGGGCATCATCGGCATGTTCTGGGGCGCTCCCCTGATCACCCGCGAGCTGGAACTGGGCACCCACCGCCTGGTGTGGAACCAGAGCGTGACGCGCAAGCGCTGGCTGGCGGTCAAGCTCGGGTTCGTCGGCCTGTGCAGCATGGCCGTGACCGGCGCGCTCAGCCTGCTGCTGACGTGGGCGGCCGGCCCGTTCGACCAGGTCCAGGCGGACCGGTTCACGCCGATCCCGTTCGCCGCGCGCAACATCGTGCCGGTCGCCTACGCGGCCTTCGCCTTCGTGCTCGGGGTGACGCTGGGCCTGTTCATCCGCCGCACCCTGGCGGCCATGGCGGTGACGCTGGTGCTGTTCGGCGTGGTGCAGGTCGCCATGCCGAACATGATCCGGCCGAACCTCGTCACGCCCGTCAGCTCGACGGTCAAGCTCACGCCGACCGCGCTGGAATCCCTCAGCTTCCTCGGCCAGTACGGCGACATCGGCGGCCTGAAGGTGCCCAGCGGGGACTGGGTGGTGGAGACCAGCCCCATGCTCAACTCCGCCGGGAAGAACATCGGCCACACGGCCATGTACGCGAACTGCATCAACAACTCGGTCCAGTCCTCGATGCTCAAGTGCCTGGCGGACGCCGACCTGCACGTGGAGGTCAAGGAACAGCCCGCGAGCCGCTACTGGAAGTTCCAGTGGTACGAGGCCGGGTTGTTCGCCCTGGTCACGGCCGTGATGGCGGGACTGTCCTTCTGGCGGATCCGCGGCCGGCTCAACTGACGGTGCTTCCCCCCCCCGTCGGCCGACGGCCGACGGCGGGGGAGGCGGTTCCCCCGTACGACCACGGCCTTCCGGCCGGATGCGCGGCGTCAAGCCCGCACCCACCGGAAGGCCGTGGTCGTTCTCGCCGGGCTCCGTGCTCCGTGCTCCGTGCTCCGTGCTCCGGCCGCCGGCCGGCCCGGTCCCGCTAGCCGGCCGCCGCCGGGTTCGCCGCGGGCCTGCCGACCGGGCGGGGGTCGCCGTCGCCGTTCTGGCGGGCGAACTGGGTGCGGTAGAGCCGTGCGTAGTGACCGTCCGCGGCGAGCAGTTCCTCGTGGGTGCCGCGCTCGCCGATCCGGCCCGAATCGATCACCAGGATCTCGTCGGCCTCGCGGATGGTGGACAGGCGGTGGGCGATGACGAGCGAGGTGCGGTCGGCCAGCGCCGTCTTCAGCGCCTGCTGGATCGCCGCCTCCGAGGCGGAGTCGAGGTGCGCGGTGGCCTCGTCGAGGACGACGACGGGCGGGTTCTTGAGCAGCAGCCGGGCCAGGGCGAGCCGCTGCTTCTCACCGCCGGACAGCCGGTAGCCGCGATCGCCGACCACGGTGTCGAGGCCGTCGGGCAGCGCCGCGACCGTCTCGCCGATCAGCGCCGCGTCGCAGGCGTCGAGCAGGTCCCGCTCCGAGGCGTCCGGGCTGGCGTAGAGCAGGTTGGTGCGGATCGTGTCGTGGAAGAGGTGGACGTCCTGGGTGACGATGCCGACGGTCTGGTGCAGCGACTCCAGCGTCACGTCCCGTATGTCGTGGCCGTCGATCCGCACGACGCCGGAGACCGGGTCGTAGAGCCGGGGCACCAGGTGGGTGATGGTGGTCTTGCCGGCGCCCGACGGGCCGACCAGAGCGGTCATCTGCCCGGAACGGATGCGGAAGTTCAGGTCCCGCAGCACCATGGTGTCGCCGTCGCGTTCCGGAGTCGGCAGCGCGATCGACTCCAGGGAGGCGAGCGAGACCTCCCCGACGGCCGGGTACCGGAAGGAGACCTGGTCGAACTCGACCTCGGGCGCACGGCTCCGGCCGTCGCCGGCCGCGCCGGCGGCGGCCGGCAGGGCGCGGGCGCCGGGCCGCTCGATGATCAGCGGTTCGAGGTCAAGGATCTCGAAGACCCGGTCGAAGCTGACAAGTGCCGTCATGAAGTCCATCTGGATGTTGGACAGTTGGTTGATGGGACCGTAGAGCCGGGCGAGCAGTGTCACCATGGCGACGAGCGTGCCGATCTGGAGCGTGCCGTGGACGACCAGGCTCCCGCCCAGACCGTAGATCATGGCGGTCATCAAGGAGGCGAGCAGGGTCGCCAGCACGAGGAAGGAGCGTCCGAACAGGGACTCCAGAACGCTGATGTCCCGGATCCGGCCCGCCCTGGCCGCGAACTGCTCCGACTCCCGTGCGGGCCGGCCGTAGAGCTTGGCGAGCATCGCCCCGCCCACGTTGAACCGCTCGTTCATCATCGAGCCCATCTCGGCGTCGAGTTGCATCTTCTCCCGGGCCAGTCGCTGAAGTCTGTGTCCGACTTTCTTGACGGGTAGGAGGAACAAGGGGATCATGACCAGCGCCGCGATGCTGATCTGCCAGGACAGGTAGAACATGGCCGCGATGACGAGGGTGACGGTCAGGACCGTCGAGACTGTCTGCGAGAGCAGGGAGGAGACGGCTTCCTGGGCTCCGATGACGTCCGTGTTCAGCCTGCTGACCAGCGATCCGGTCTGTGCCCGGGTGAAGAACGCGAGCGGCTGGCGCTGGACATGGCGGAACACGGTGGTCCGCAGGTCGTAGACGAGCCCCTGACTGATCCGGGCGGAGAACCAGGTCTGGGCGTAGACCGCCACCGCGTCGACGAGGGCGAGGCCGGCGACCCCGAGGGACAGCCACACCACGACCCCGAGTTCCTCCGGGACGATGCCTTCGTCGATGACCGCCTTGAGGGCCAGCGGACTCGCCGCGGTGATCACCGCGTCCAGCACGGTCATCACTATCAATATGACCAATGCGACGCGATAGTGCCTGGCATACGGGAGGATCCGTCTCACGGTGCCGGGCTTGATCTTCTGGTCGGTGATTTCATCACCGATCCTGGGAAGAAGCGATCCCGAGATGCGCATGCGAAACCTTCCGTGTCGGGTGCCTGGGGCTGCGGTTCATGCCTCGAAGGGGCGCAAAGCCATTGACGGGGCGGCTGTTGCCTTGCTTAGTATCAGTACCTTAAAACCTGGCCGTGTGCGAGAGCCTGACGGAGACGGGACGCCGGACCGGCTTCGGCGTGACACATCGAGTGAGGGGCCCAGCGCCCGACACGGATTGTGGTAATCGCGAACACCTATGAAGACGCGCATACGTGAAGAAGCGGGAACCGATGCCTCAGCCTCCCGAGGAAAGGCGCCAAGCACAATAGGTACTCACGCGGGGGAGACGTTGCCAGTGTTAGACCCGACGAACTCCGGAGCCGTCGGAATCGTACAAGACAGCTCGGCCGTTGGTTTTCCCGAATCCGATACGGTTCCCGAATGGGGTGTCGTGACCGTGCGGATCGCCTCGCTGCTGCCGGGGGAGTCCCCCCGTCTCCAGGGCCTCGATCACGCACACATCGCTGTACTCTCGCAGCTCGACTCGCCGTTGCCGCCGATCCTCGTCGACCGGTGCACCCGGCGCGTGATCGACGGCATGCACCGGCTGGAGGCCGCCAAGCGCAGGGGGCTGGAGACCATCGAGGTCGAGTACTTCGACGGATCGCAGGCAGAAGCGTTTCTGCGTGCGGTGCGGGCCAACGTCTCCCACGGCTTCCCGCTCTCCCCGGCCGACCGCCGGGCCG is a window encoding:
- a CDS encoding acyl-protein synthase translates to MNPINPHLAPVDVPDPAALAAVQELCDLTDPYAGGPAVDELFAAAMAESHAWHAERSPFFRSLYERTSPAEPFRAPLVHANFFKRHEVLSIPRDDVHLHLTSSGTTGQKSQMFFDQWTIRSAQRMVARIFERNGWIIPDQPVNYLLYSYEPARDLKLGTSFTDNYLCDFAPARQVEYALRHTGKGHEFDPFGCVAALRRFEQDDAPVRILGFPAFLWFTLERMRAMGLPPLRLPEGSLIVLGGGWKGHTDQQIGKDELYARVTEQLGIPSERIRDTFGSVEHCIPYIECDRHRLHAPVWSRVFIRSTRTLEPLPYGETGYLHLVSPYITSVPAQSVVMGDLASLHPGEECGCELNTPWFTLHGRAGVSRNKSCAVAAAELMKGMS
- a CDS encoding acyl-CoA reductase, giving the protein MTTPTVQHHYWQGAFIDDAEAERRLADLPAAVEAALAAPLETETVLAACERLAAVLADPAHPTHLRLAGHLPEGEDGALLTELAAFLSRAELTRKLRRELGGTAPQRLNRPDAKETVYEAWAPVGMVAHIAPGNAATVAPLSLVEGLLAGNVNVLKTSGGDTLLAQHLLAELAALDPTGAVAERVIVLRFSSSRQDWLSLMCAAADAVAVWGGEAAVEGVAAHVPPGCRLVEWGHKISFAYLTRDAWQDPAALTALARDVCLHEQQACSSPQVVYLDTEDRDEVLAFAERFAAVLADVPPAERADALDAAEEAELTTTELIARLEEHLDLTRVITAPDGSWRVMADTRPALTASPLHRSVWVKPLPRKSVLRTLRPMRRYLQTAGIAGSRGDIAELSRLALAAGATRVTPLGEMLGSYPGEPHDGVYALQRYSRRVAVRADERFATTACLDDLTRPASFPPPAGPLLDKAAVQELNDSVDRRDAELYFRSGGSTGTPALSLFTYDDYDTQMHAAARGLLAAGYDPARDRTANLFYCGGMYGGFISFFSILERLGGVQMPMAAGTDHRATAEALVAYEVDTLFGMPSYLWQLLHEQADLLRSYGGIRKIFYGGEHFTAEQRRTLTETFGIEVIRSITYGSTDLGPLGYQCTESAGGVHHLHADLHTLEILDVDADRPVPPGETGRLVFTTHARRGQNLGRYVIGDLGRALPGPCACGSRAPRFELLGRLGDVMRVATYFLNYRRFVAIAEETCGYVGETQVLLAADGSRERLTVRVERTDTTPERLRAALLAGYPELRSAVDERLLDLAVETADPAGFARTAASGKLRAVVDSRL
- a CDS encoding nuclear transport factor 2 family protein, encoding MSELERHPNIETAVRYHQAVARWATGEELARFFHEDAVHRELPNALFPDGVVRELPEILAAAEQGRRVLCRQHFDVVNAVAMGDQVALEVTWSGTLAVPLGELPAGHVLRAHIATFLRFRDGRIVAQHNYDCYEPLTSVSRPSP
- a CDS encoding response regulator; this translates as MSIKLLIADDQAIVRSGLRLILEDQPDITVIAEAADGAEAVDLARRLRPDVCLVDIRMPRLDGIEVTRALAGPGVVNPLQVVIVTTFDLDEYVYGALRSGAVGFILKDAGPTLLIEAVRAASTGEALISPSITVRLLQHLAPVKPSKTATRPVKRLSEREIEVIKAIARGRTNQEIAAELFISLSTVKSHVASVQTKLGLRNRVEIAAWAWESQLIRSA
- a CDS encoding sensor histidine kinase, with protein sequence MSVNTGNRPAVRLWTLANTGLGLAFAVTLAVFARQIAREDREWLFGFCVSLVVCAAALVRERHRVGAAVVGIVVAGGAGVVAKVADLPREPGAASALALLVLGGSAVRALPLRAAAAVAVGGVAAMAVDWLSIDPESGVWQGPFQLGAVGWAVALGVGAWLRWLDYRRHAATEAVRREERLALARELHDIVAHHVTGIVLQTQAAKIVSRSRPEALDETLTGIEQAGTDALTAMRRVVGLLRDTDDGAGTTPGPEGLTELVRRFEGHGHGPAVRLNLPEEKAAWSPEVTTTVYRIVQEALTNIARHAPHARTATVDVLHAPDGITVEITDDAPPAPARYPHRGGFGLIGMRERVETLGGTLRAGPGSEAGWSIHATLPVAAGERP
- a CDS encoding ABC transporter ATP-binding protein codes for the protein MTPVLEAHGLGKRYGRRQALTDCHLNIPQGRVVGLVGPNGAGKSTLLQLACGLIAPTEGTISVLGARPAADAAHLAKVGFVAQDTPVYAGLSVAEHLRMGAKLNPSWDAPLAKRRIAQIGLDPRQKAGRLSGGQRAQLALTIAAAKRPELLIFDEPAAALDPLARHAFLENLMEFVADLGASAILSSHLLGDVERVCDYLIVLSESRVQVAGTVQDLLAAHYRFTGSRGDFTSLPPGVEAIETDNTLSGSAVIVRADGPLPPVGWNVEKIELEELVLAYMTRANSGSVRPASMASEAQR
- a CDS encoding ABC transporter permease subunit; this translates as MIWLTWRQFRTQILAALAVVAVIGIYLVTLGMQIRDKHDSVLDQCRSHGNCPSLLASFTDQFHVQVSILGYLLIVIPGIIGMFWGAPLITRELELGTHRLVWNQSVTRKRWLAVKLGFVGLCSMAVTGALSLLLTWAAGPFDQVQADRFTPIPFAARNIVPVAYAAFAFVLGVTLGLFIRRTLAAMAVTLVLFGVVQVAMPNMIRPNLVTPVSSTVKLTPTALESLSFLGQYGDIGGLKVPSGDWVVETSPMLNSAGKNIGHTAMYANCINNSVQSSMLKCLADADLHVEVKEQPASRYWKFQWYEAGLFALVTAVMAGLSFWRIRGRLN
- a CDS encoding ABC transporter ATP-binding protein → MTVLDAVITAASPLALKAVIDEGIVPEELGVVVWLSLGVAGLALVDAVAVYAQTWFSARISQGLVYDLRTTVFRHVQRQPLAFFTRAQTGSLVSRLNTDVIGAQEAVSSLLSQTVSTVLTVTLVIAAMFYLSWQISIAALVMIPLFLLPVKKVGHRLQRLAREKMQLDAEMGSMMNERFNVGGAMLAKLYGRPARESEQFAARAGRIRDISVLESLFGRSFLVLATLLASLMTAMIYGLGGSLVVHGTLQIGTLVAMVTLLARLYGPINQLSNIQMDFMTALVSFDRVFEILDLEPLIIERPGARALPAAAGAAGDGRSRAPEVEFDQVSFRYPAVGEVSLASLESIALPTPERDGDTMVLRDLNFRIRSGQMTALVGPSGAGKTTITHLVPRLYDPVSGVVRIDGHDIRDVTLESLHQTVGIVTQDVHLFHDTIRTNLLYASPDASERDLLDACDAALIGETVAALPDGLDTVVGDRGYRLSGGEKQRLALARLLLKNPPVVVLDEATAHLDSASEAAIQQALKTALADRTSLVIAHRLSTIREADEILVIDSGRIGERGTHEELLAADGHYARLYRTQFARQNGDGDPRPVGRPAANPAAAG